Proteins from a single region of Methanoculleus horonobensis:
- the mcrD gene encoding methyl-coenzyme M reductase operon protein D, whose translation MTNAAFPQVRIVPVRMLKPATAERLLNMLAGIAGIRRMMIHGPGLPKTVPYGPARGSPNPHSDRKAIRVADAEIALRVQVGMVILEVEDASAIEEIRSLCDGFFVEFPYLLQEGRFMKTAPTLVDYAKYGPDADTSLVGLTDPRNGEKPVIIRTEQ comes from the coding sequence ATGACGAACGCCGCATTTCCGCAGGTCCGGATTGTGCCCGTACGGATGCTCAAGCCCGCGACCGCAGAACGCCTGCTCAATATGCTTGCCGGCATCGCCGGTATCCGCCGGATGATGATCCACGGGCCCGGCCTGCCGAAGACAGTCCCGTACGGACCGGCACGGGGAAGCCCGAACCCACACTCCGACCGCAAAGCGATCCGCGTCGCCGACGCCGAGATTGCGCTGCGCGTCCAGGTGGGCATGGTCATCCTGGAGGTCGAGGACGCTTCCGCCATTGAGGAGATCCGCTCGCTCTGCGACGGCTTCTTTGTGGAGTTTCCCTACCTGCTCCAGGAAGGCAGGTTCATGAAGACCGCCCCGACGCTCGTGGACTACGCGAAGTATGGGCCGGACGCCGATACATCGCTCGTCGGTCTCACGGATCCCCGGAATGGGGAGAAACCGGTGATTATCCGGACGGAACAGTGA